CAGGCCCACGCGCACGCGACGCAGCAGCAGATCGTCCAGGTGGATGACCCCTTCGCTGGCCGCGGCAAAGCGCAGCTCCGCCCACACGGTCAGCGTGCCGGGCAACGGTTCCAATTCGCCGGGCTGTGCGGCCTTGACAACGGCCACGGCATCGGCGCCGTAGCGACCCAACAGGCGCCGGCGCAGGGTTTCGCTCAGCGCCGCCGGCAGGTCCATGTCAACCGGGTTCAACACCGGCTGCTGCTCGTCCAGCACGGGCAGGGCGGGCAGGCGATGGCGCACCGCACGCAGCGCATCCAGGGCAATCAGGCGAAAAGTGGTCAACTTGCCCCCGGTGACGGTCAGCAAGCCGCTTTCTTCCCACACCACATGGTCGCGTGCTTCTTTGGAAGGATCGGCCTGACCGGTGCCGATGACCGGCCGCACCCCGGCATAGGTGGCGATGACATCCGCCAGCGTCAGGCGCAGCGAGGGAAATTGCGCAGCGGCCGCCGCCATCAGATAAGTCACCTCGTGCGCGGAGATGGCCGGTTCAACGAGGGGGTGCGTGAGCGCCTCGTCATGATCCACGTCGGTCGTGCCCACCAGGGTGACGCCTTCCCAGGGGAAGATGAAGACAGGGCGGCGGTCGAACGGGTGCAAGAAACTGACGGCCTGTCCCAGGGGAAAGCGTTGGGCGGAGAAGATCAGGTGGCTGCCGCGCAGCGGGCGAATGCGCGGAACGCCGCCGACCTGGCCGCGCAGGACGTCGGCCCAGACGCCGGTGGCGTTGATGACAACGCGCGCGGTCACGGTGGCAGTGGCGCCGGTCACCTCATCGCGCACCTGCACGCCACAGACCTGGCGGTCGTTGCGCAGCAGGGACTCGACGGTCGCATAGTTGAGCGCGCTGCCGCCGGCCGCGACGGCCTCGCGA
The window above is part of the Candidatus Amarolinea dominans genome. Proteins encoded here:
- a CDS encoding glycerol-3-phosphate dehydrogenase/oxidase, encoding MWTSNWREETWAHLDQAWDIIVVGGGITGAGILREATRLGLRVLLLEQRDFAWGTSSRSSKLVHGGLRYLKEGKIGLTRASVHERERLLDEGPGLIDPLGFLLATYRGDHPGRWMYQAGLTVYDLLALQWSHRRYSAADFQKLAPNILQEGLKGGFRYGDAQTDDARLVLRVIREAVAAGGSALNYATVESLLRNDRQVCGVQVRDEVTGATATVTARVVINATGVWADVLRGQVGGVPRIRPLRGSHLIFSAQRFPLGQAVSFLHPFDRRPVFIFPWEGVTLVGTTDVDHDEALTHPLVEPAISAHEVTYLMAAAAAQFPSLRLTLADVIATYAGVRPVIGTGQADPSKEARDHVVWEESGLLTVTGGKLTTFRLIALDALRAVRHRLPALPVLDEQQPVLNPVDMDLPAALSETLRRRLLGRYGADAVAVVKAAQPGELEPLPGTLTVWAELRFAAASEGVIHLDDLLLRRVRVGLLLPQGGAALLPRVRAICQPELGWDDERWQAEERAYRALWQRCYSIPAPATIPDWRPRLQAAHAQRLQRMAARQERRRLIGLLVSMALSVTAVGLPWLLRRKKVRLSSANRSRTT